From Granulicella sp. WH15, the proteins below share one genomic window:
- a CDS encoding DUF3732 domain-containing protein has protein sequence MNRWNIETIFFLGVTGERREINFEVNQVNIITGASGTGKSTLIKAIDYCLGSKNCELPAHVRRRCIAVGVKWVRGQQELIVGRLVPPIGQATSTHMFCTAGRNLKLPAKVEEFEGPAPVNAAKRFIESAFGIDDVVGSQDNFGEVKGRATVRHVTPYLFVTKEVIYSETILLHGFEDPEKARDIVASMPYFLGVVDQAAAIELQRLRQLEKALEREEAKALARSREESSSKQNAFALLSEAHRFGIAAAVDETASERTLISTLRSVNDIGVPSGNVIPEDELTTLTDRRQATLNRLADLRRQSRAAKFALRDASDAGDAITRQREKLQLAEHLKLDAIPTVCPICSSPSDKGKESATALQSTLATIRAESAAVDRVRPTFVEHDRSVDVSLATTNAELRTIDAQIAGIIRANESARSLATAAQARAHVLGKISFFLQLVDSVPTYAISNLDTLRESVEELRARVGREERDTRLQIAEGEISGYASTAFSDLPSVDPCVGARLFFNSRRPDVSIIEQGTNVLLRMTDVGSDQNYLAVHIALAFALQHHFEHVKAPVPGILVFDQISRPYFPSKSENEDRDEAEIVGGSEDEDIVAMRKHVDFLFKETARRDGLQVILIEHAYFADDQRYKNATRERWTKGSGKALIPLDWPLRADA, from the coding sequence ATGAACCGATGGAACATTGAAACGATTTTCTTTCTAGGGGTGACAGGGGAAAGACGAGAGATCAACTTCGAAGTCAATCAGGTAAATATCATCACGGGAGCATCGGGTACAGGGAAGTCGACACTTATTAAAGCCATCGACTACTGCTTGGGTTCAAAGAATTGTGAGCTTCCGGCGCATGTCCGTCGGCGCTGTATCGCAGTGGGCGTGAAGTGGGTTCGTGGCCAACAAGAACTAATTGTTGGAAGACTGGTTCCTCCCATTGGTCAGGCGACAAGTACTCACATGTTCTGCACCGCCGGCCGGAATCTAAAATTACCAGCAAAGGTGGAGGAGTTTGAAGGGCCTGCGCCCGTGAACGCAGCAAAGCGCTTTATTGAGAGTGCATTCGGTATCGACGACGTCGTCGGCTCACAAGACAATTTCGGCGAGGTCAAGGGAAGAGCAACAGTCCGGCACGTTACGCCTTATTTGTTTGTCACAAAAGAGGTCATTTACAGCGAGACGATTTTGCTTCACGGCTTCGAAGATCCCGAGAAAGCCCGGGATATCGTAGCGTCAATGCCGTACTTCTTGGGAGTTGTGGACCAAGCTGCGGCAATTGAACTTCAAAGATTGCGCCAACTTGAGAAGGCGTTAGAGCGCGAAGAAGCAAAGGCGCTCGCTCGCTCCCGCGAGGAGAGCAGCTCTAAGCAAAACGCATTCGCTCTTCTGTCCGAAGCACATCGTTTTGGCATTGCCGCAGCCGTCGACGAGACCGCTTCTGAGAGGACACTTATCAGCACTCTCAGGAGTGTGAACGACATTGGGGTGCCGAGCGGCAACGTCATCCCCGAGGATGAGTTGACAACCTTGACGGATCGGCGCCAAGCGACGCTAAATCGACTGGCCGACTTGCGTCGACAGTCGAGAGCCGCGAAGTTCGCGCTGCGAGACGCGAGTGATGCGGGTGATGCGATTACACGTCAACGCGAAAAGCTCCAGCTAGCGGAACATCTGAAACTCGACGCGATTCCGACGGTATGCCCTATTTGCTCGAGTCCCTCAGATAAAGGGAAGGAAAGCGCTACAGCCTTACAAAGCACTCTCGCGACCATCCGAGCCGAGAGCGCGGCGGTCGATCGTGTGCGGCCTACCTTCGTTGAGCATGATCGATCTGTGGATGTGAGTCTCGCTACAACTAACGCCGAGCTTCGCACGATCGATGCTCAAATAGCAGGAATCATCCGTGCCAATGAGTCGGCTCGATCACTGGCCACCGCAGCGCAAGCCCGAGCCCACGTCTTGGGCAAAATCTCATTCTTTTTGCAGTTGGTCGATAGTGTGCCGACGTATGCTATCTCCAATCTGGACACTCTGCGTGAATCAGTTGAGGAGCTCCGTGCACGCGTCGGACGCGAAGAGAGAGATACACGACTGCAAATTGCAGAAGGCGAAATCTCTGGCTATGCTTCGACAGCGTTTTCAGACCTTCCGAGCGTTGATCCGTGTGTGGGAGCACGCCTGTTCTTCAACTCCCGCAGGCCGGACGTCTCAATCATTGAGCAAGGCACGAATGTGCTTTTACGAATGACCGATGTTGGCTCGGACCAGAACTATCTGGCCGTGCACATTGCATTAGCGTTCGCGCTCCAGCATCACTTCGAACACGTGAAAGCACCAGTCCCGGGAATCCTAGTCTTCGACCAAATCAGCCGACCTTATTTCCCGAGCAAATCGGAGAACGAAGACAGGGACGAGGCTGAAATCGTCGGCGGAAGTGAAGATGAAGACATCGTAGCAATGAGAAAGCATGTTGACTTCCTCTTCAAAGAGACGGCCCGACGAGATGGCTTGCAGGTCATATTGATTGAACACGCGTACTTTGCGGACGATCAACGTTATAAAAACGCCACTCGGGAGAGGTGGACCAAGGGATCGGGCAAAGCGCTGATTCCGCTGGATTGGCCGTTACGAGCGGATGCCTAG
- a CDS encoding DUF1778 domain-containing protein yields the protein MAKEEHIPSRRTGKTSLGAKVFSYYTQEERKLLEKAAKLERRSLSSFVALAALDRAQRIIAGK from the coding sequence GTGGCCAAAGAGGAACACATTCCTTCCCGGCGCACCGGCAAGACCTCGCTTGGAGCGAAAGTGTTTTCCTACTACACCCAGGAAGAACGGAAACTGCTGGAGAAGGCGGCAAAGTTGGAACGCCGCAGTCTCAGCAGTTTTGTCGCCCTCGCCGCACTCGACCGAGCGCAAAGGATCATTGCCGGCAAGTAA
- a CDS encoding ABC-three component system protein translates to MSNFPQSAAHSAEASALGFYYQALFALLVLFQQSTDLAAVSVEQLDDVQLTTDGEELLFQLKHSFSETPTPISLKSRAFWKTIKVWIDILDEISLPETTLHLITVASVPQDDSLQSLLQNPPDINALVAAMVEEAQRVKDDRDLAKSLKEKLPHADRAAGCLAFLELGETTRLGLCSRIRLAPGSLNIAEIEPAIKAGLGILPAEQRPIVAEKLVAWWNREIIYSLCGKRNRVITRFELQSRIVEVVGELERESLSVDFEQLEPPEDYQPDGMLTRQIKLVKGLKSDFSKAIREEWRARSQRSRWIEANAGNATKIDAYDKLLGENWSDRHSTIKEECETKDEASKEVAGLNLLRWSHEGAPTSIRPIEPSLTASYVRGSMQILAVNLKVGWHPEFEDRLEEGNAK, encoded by the coding sequence ATGAGTAATTTTCCGCAGAGCGCTGCCCATTCCGCCGAAGCCTCAGCACTTGGCTTCTACTATCAAGCGCTCTTTGCGCTCCTTGTGCTATTCCAGCAGAGTACTGACCTTGCCGCCGTTTCTGTTGAGCAGTTGGATGACGTTCAGCTCACCACAGATGGCGAGGAACTGCTTTTCCAGTTGAAACATTCTTTTTCAGAGACGCCAACACCCATTAGCCTCAAGTCGCGTGCATTCTGGAAAACCATCAAAGTCTGGATCGACATTCTTGATGAAATCTCTCTTCCCGAAACGACGCTGCATCTGATCACGGTAGCTTCCGTCCCTCAGGATGATTCGCTCCAGTCTTTACTTCAAAATCCGCCTGACATCAACGCGCTCGTCGCCGCGATGGTTGAAGAAGCACAACGAGTCAAGGACGACCGCGACCTTGCCAAAAGCCTGAAAGAGAAATTGCCCCATGCTGACAGAGCAGCTGGCTGCCTGGCATTCCTGGAACTCGGGGAGACCACGCGCTTAGGCTTGTGCTCGCGAATTCGCCTCGCACCCGGAAGCCTGAATATTGCAGAGATCGAACCGGCAATTAAGGCTGGACTCGGCATTTTGCCTGCGGAGCAACGTCCTATCGTGGCCGAGAAACTTGTCGCGTGGTGGAACCGGGAGATCATCTATTCCCTTTGCGGAAAAAGGAACCGGGTCATCACACGTTTTGAACTTCAGAGTCGGATTGTCGAGGTCGTTGGTGAACTCGAGAGAGAGAGTCTCTCCGTAGATTTCGAACAGTTGGAGCCGCCTGAAGATTATCAACCAGATGGAATGCTCACTCGCCAAATCAAATTAGTCAAAGGTCTGAAAAGTGATTTTTCAAAGGCTATTCGGGAAGAATGGCGCGCACGTTCTCAGCGCTCACGGTGGATTGAGGCAAACGCAGGGAATGCGACCAAAATCGATGCATACGACAAACTTCTCGGGGAAAATTGGTCCGATCGGCACAGCACAATCAAGGAAGAGTGTGAGACAAAGGACGAAGCCTCCAAAGAGGTAGCTGGCTTGAACCTTCTCCGCTGGTCTCACGAAGGCGCTCCAACCTCTATAAGACCAATTGAGCCTAGCCTGACGGCCTCTTATGTGCGAGGCAGCATGCAAATCCTTGCCGTGAATCTCAAAGTTGGGTGGCATCCAGAGTTCGAAGATAGGTTAGAGGAAGGAAACGCAAAGTGA
- a CDS encoding three component ABC system middle component, producing the protein MSVTHDIYSETNPAFCAYVIAAFVTAFSSIRSEGPELVTTYASIPIALSGELETTFEGTNKSTGLIEWLGRAPVVQIGLTSRINESLNIVTEGLRFACFAGVISLDTSSRLRLGSNKLKEGPQKALSVQPRNAIKRATRLGYWFAAEGSSRSTFESLGLTV; encoded by the coding sequence GTGAGCGTCACGCATGACATTTACTCCGAAACCAATCCCGCGTTCTGCGCTTATGTGATTGCTGCTTTCGTCACTGCGTTTAGCTCTATCCGTAGCGAAGGACCCGAGCTTGTCACAACATATGCGTCGATACCCATAGCTCTATCTGGTGAGTTGGAAACCACTTTCGAAGGAACAAACAAGAGTACGGGACTCATCGAATGGCTAGGGCGCGCCCCGGTTGTGCAGATCGGTTTGACGTCAAGGATCAATGAAAGTCTCAACATCGTTACCGAAGGACTTCGCTTCGCCTGCTTCGCAGGAGTTATTTCACTGGATACGAGCTCGCGGCTCCGGCTCGGCAGCAACAAACTCAAAGAAGGTCCCCAGAAGGCGCTCTCGGTGCAACCGAGAAATGCCATCAAGAGGGCTACCCGTCTTGGCTATTGGTTTGCAGCTGAAGGCTCTTCCCGTTCGACCTTTGAATCTTTGGGGTTAACCGTATGA
- a CDS encoding nucleotidyl transferase AbiEii/AbiGii toxin family protein — MSKAIPANTAASVKQRLLNRAKAQKEDFNLLLTKYALERILYRISQSAHKEIFVLKGALLFELWTEQTHRPTRDADFLSQGENSLERFQKIFREICELKVADDGLRFDPASVKAERIKEDQDYEGIRVTFLGYLEAARLPVQIDIGFGDAITPAPVETPFPTLLEYPAPLLFAYPRETVVAEKFEALVKLGRANTRMKDFHDLRILASLFSFDSQALSEAIRRTFERRKTAVPIGALPTALTSEFYEDETKQKQWDAFISKNKLYIDPIPLREVIAAISSFVLPILPPPAPQDLPDLQWEPSGPWMAMPAHSTTTTE, encoded by the coding sequence TTGAGCAAAGCAATCCCCGCCAATACAGCTGCATCTGTGAAGCAGCGCCTGTTGAACCGGGCCAAAGCACAGAAGGAAGACTTCAATCTTCTTTTAACGAAGTATGCGCTCGAACGAATTCTCTACAGGATCAGCCAATCGGCCCATAAGGAGATATTTGTCCTCAAGGGCGCTCTGCTTTTTGAGCTGTGGACAGAACAAACGCACCGCCCCACACGCGACGCCGATTTTCTGTCGCAGGGAGAGAACAGCCTCGAACGATTCCAGAAGATATTCCGAGAGATCTGCGAGCTGAAGGTTGCAGATGATGGGCTTCGTTTTGATCCTGCCTCTGTCAAAGCCGAACGCATTAAGGAAGACCAGGATTACGAAGGCATCCGTGTAACTTTTCTTGGTTATCTCGAAGCCGCACGCCTTCCTGTCCAAATTGATATTGGATTTGGAGATGCGATTACCCCTGCTCCAGTTGAGACTCCATTCCCGACGCTTCTGGAATATCCCGCACCTCTGCTCTTCGCTTATCCTCGTGAAACAGTTGTCGCGGAAAAGTTTGAAGCATTGGTAAAGCTTGGACGCGCCAATACGCGGATGAAGGATTTTCACGACCTGAGAATCTTGGCCAGCCTCTTCTCGTTTGATAGTCAGGCACTCTCAGAAGCTATTCGACGCACCTTCGAAAGAAGAAAAACAGCAGTGCCCATCGGCGCATTGCCAACCGCTCTCACCTCAGAGTTCTATGAGGATGAAACGAAACAGAAGCAGTGGGATGCGTTCATTTCAAAGAACAAGCTCTATATCGACCCCATCCCTCTTCGGGAAGTGATCGCCGCCATCAGTTCATTTGTGCTGCCGATTCTGCCTCCACCGGCTCCCCAAGATTTGCCCGACCTCCAGTGGGAGCCAAGCGGCCCCTGGATGGCTATGCCAGCACATTCCACCACGACAACCGAGTGA